One window of Bacillota bacterium genomic DNA carries:
- a CDS encoding aliphatic sulfonate ABC transporter substrate-binding protein: MMKLNWNKTLLSIVVLLVLLGSVVGAQPRKTTLNVSYNPMPLNVPSIVAKEKNLLEDELASLGVKVNYRQFLAGYQMTEAMAAGELDLSPVMGGTSTLTSAAGGRNLRIVAAYGRSPGGFALVTKADSPAGGVKDLLGKRIALPVGTEVHYLLAKLLEQEGKSLADVEVVNMLVPDGVSALMGGHVDAAMVVEPVLTRLSSAGQIKVIRDGVGVFSGMTLITASDALVSQHPELIEAFLRAHNRAIAYIEANPEETLALVAEATGLPENIVQRIMPKYTFDPTLDEGALSSLMDTADFLYAHEIIRRPVDVEALLWR; the protein is encoded by the coding sequence GTGATGAAGCTGAACTGGAACAAAACTTTGCTCAGTATAGTAGTTTTACTGGTTCTCTTGGGTAGTGTCGTGGGGGCACAGCCAAGGAAGACAACGCTCAATGTTAGCTATAATCCAATGCCCCTCAACGTGCCCAGTATTGTGGCTAAGGAGAAGAATCTGTTAGAGGATGAGTTGGCTTCCTTGGGAGTTAAGGTCAACTATCGGCAGTTCTTGGCGGGATATCAGATGACCGAGGCAATGGCTGCCGGGGAGCTGGATTTGTCTCCAGTGATGGGAGGAACCTCGACCTTGACCTCGGCCGCAGGCGGTAGAAATCTTCGGATCGTAGCTGCCTATGGAAGATCGCCGGGAGGCTTTGCCCTGGTCACCAAGGCCGACAGTCCCGCCGGGGGAGTTAAGGATCTACTAGGTAAGAGGATTGCTTTGCCGGTAGGTACCGAGGTTCACTACCTTCTGGCTAAGCTCTTGGAGCAAGAGGGTAAGTCCCTGGCTGATGTTGAGGTAGTCAACATGCTGGTTCCCGACGGGGTAAGTGCTCTGATGGGTGGACATGTAGATGCCGCCATGGTGGTCGAACCGGTATTGACTCGGTTGAGCTCCGCCGGACAGATTAAGGTGATTCGCGACGGTGTTGGAGTGTTCTCGGGGATGACCCTGATTACTGCCTCCGATGCCCTGGTTTCCCAACATCCTGAGTTGATTGAGGCCTTTTTGCGGGCCCACAACAGGGCAATCGCTTATATCGAGGCCAATCCCGAGGAAACCCTGGCCTTGGTGGCCGAGGCCACTGGGCTGCCGGAGAACATCGTCCAAAGGATTATGCCCAAGTACACCTTTGATCCCACCCTCGATGAAGGGGCCTTGAGTTCCCTCATGGATACAGCGGATTTTCTCTATGCCCATGAGATTATTCGCAGGCCAGTGGATGTAGAGGCTCTCCTGTGGCGATAG
- a CDS encoding DMT family transporter: MDSALLALAIAFLSGMTMAVQGTLNSALGQVTGLWEATLIVQGVGLAVAGVLVFPLGTGSLAKAVQAPWYTWLGGALGVLIVYTVAKSIPKVGVAPATTAIIVGQVGTAFLLDHLGILGLEKVPFQWSKALGLLLLAGGAWLLLRQVR; this comes from the coding sequence ATGGATAGTGCGCTGCTGGCTTTGGCTATTGCCTTTCTCTCGGGGATGACGATGGCAGTACAGGGAACGTTAAACTCCGCCTTAGGTCAAGTGACGGGGTTGTGGGAGGCAACCTTGATCGTTCAGGGGGTGGGTTTGGCAGTGGCTGGGGTGTTGGTCTTTCCCCTGGGAACCGGTAGTTTGGCCAAGGCGGTACAGGCCCCTTGGTATACATGGCTGGGCGGGGCTCTAGGGGTGTTGATCGTGTACACCGTAGCCAAAAGCATCCCCAAGGTGGGGGTTGCCCCGGCAACCACCGCGATTATTGTGGGGCAGGTGGGGACAGCCTTTTTGCTAGATCATCTGGGCATTCTCGGTTTGGAAAAAGTCCCCTTTCAATGGTCTAAGGCTTTGGGTTTGCTCTTGTTAGCCGGAGGAGCTTGGCTGCTGTTGCGGCAAGTCCGGTGA
- a CDS encoding ParB N-terminal domain-containing protein produces MWSLFSRQKPLRSFEEERPKHRAINLRRIGVTPIEVDKIVGSVDRYQDFDVNFQWRWRRPDDRSKRIEAAMMRGEILPPIEVYELKDEYFVLDGHHRVGAAKKLGQAFIDADVHRIIS; encoded by the coding sequence ATGTGGTCATTGTTTTCCAGACAAAAACCTCTCCGTTCCTTTGAAGAAGAGCGACCAAAACATAGAGCGATTAATCTGCGCCGTATCGGCGTCACTCCCATCGAGGTCGATAAGATAGTCGGCAGCGTCGATCGGTATCAGGATTTTGATGTCAACTTTCAATGGCGGTGGCGTAGGCCCGATGACCGCTCCAAGCGGATTGAGGCGGCGATGATGCGGGGCGAAATCCTACCGCCCATCGAGGTATACGAACTAAAGGACGAGTATTTTGTTCTCGACGGTCACCATCGAGTCGGAGCAGCTAAGAAGTTGGGCCAGGCCTTCATCGATGCCGACGTTCATCGGATAATATCTTAG
- a CDS encoding Na/Pi cotransporter family protein, producing MLIGVFGGLGLFLYGMQTLSDGLQKVAGDRLRRLLEVLTRNPLTGVIMGTVVTAILQSSSATTVMIVGFVNAGLMTLRQAAGVIMGANVGTTVTAQIIALDLSEAALPATALGVLLIMFSKNKRTRYVGQALVGFGLLFLGMTTMSTSMKPLADMQWFTDLTARFAQNPFLGVLAGIGLTGIVQSSSATIGILQGLAREGAISLQAALPVLFGDNIGTTVTALLASIGTSLAARRAAVMHTLFNVIGTIIFLIIFPLVVPIVLRSSTSIVQQIANAHTGFNVANTLIQLPFIGVLVLLVTRLIPGETEIPSRPHYLDRRFLHSPAVALQQARKHFVLMGQIAKETVHLAAEGVLNNDDEAVQRAFQLEQEVNQMEHEGIQYLLDISKQSISDQQSEMINMMLNVANDLERIGDHGENIGELALEKIEAKLGFSEQAQEELVLMRDQVLALVERAVSVLQTDNKTLASNLYKYEEQIDELETQLRNSHMARLNAGACLTTPGIIFLDVISNLERVADHASNIGNWIIDYTPTHTSPNLPEHDD from the coding sequence ATGCTGATTGGTGTATTTGGAGGCCTTGGTCTATTCCTTTATGGAATGCAGACCCTATCCGATGGACTCCAAAAAGTGGCCGGAGATAGATTACGCCGGCTCTTGGAGGTGTTGACACGAAATCCCCTCACGGGAGTGATCATGGGAACTGTAGTCACTGCCATCCTCCAGAGCAGCAGCGCCACCACGGTAATGATTGTAGGATTTGTCAATGCCGGACTGATGACCCTAAGGCAAGCTGCCGGGGTGATCATGGGAGCCAACGTTGGAACTACGGTGACAGCTCAGATCATTGCTTTGGATCTCAGTGAGGCAGCCCTCCCGGCCACAGCATTGGGTGTACTGCTTATCATGTTCAGCAAGAACAAGCGAACCCGGTACGTGGGACAAGCCCTGGTTGGATTTGGCTTGCTGTTCCTGGGCATGACAACCATGAGTACCTCCATGAAGCCCTTGGCTGACATGCAGTGGTTTACAGACCTGACGGCTAGGTTTGCCCAAAATCCCTTTCTCGGTGTCCTAGCCGGTATCGGATTAACGGGTATAGTGCAAAGCAGCTCGGCCACCATTGGTATTCTCCAGGGACTGGCAAGGGAAGGCGCCATCAGTTTGCAGGCAGCTTTACCAGTCCTTTTTGGCGACAATATCGGTACTACAGTGACCGCCTTGCTGGCTTCCATTGGTACCTCGCTGGCAGCTCGCCGCGCTGCAGTGATGCATACGCTGTTCAACGTGATCGGTACTATTATCTTTCTAATCATATTCCCGCTGGTGGTACCGATAGTGCTCCGCTCAAGCACCAGCATCGTGCAGCAAATTGCCAATGCCCACACCGGCTTTAACGTTGCCAACACCCTAATCCAGTTACCCTTTATCGGGGTGTTGGTACTTCTGGTCACTAGACTGATACCCGGTGAAACTGAGATACCAAGCAGGCCTCACTACCTAGATCGTAGATTCTTGCATTCTCCCGCCGTTGCCCTCCAGCAGGCTAGAAAGCACTTCGTCCTGATGGGCCAAATTGCCAAGGAAACCGTTCACTTGGCTGCAGAGGGAGTCCTCAACAACGACGATGAGGCTGTACAGCGGGCCTTTCAACTGGAGCAAGAAGTCAACCAAATGGAGCATGAGGGGATTCAGTACCTACTGGACATCTCCAAACAATCCATTAGCGACCAGCAATCTGAAATGATTAACATGATGCTCAATGTGGCCAACGATTTGGAGCGAATTGGCGACCATGGAGAAAACATCGGTGAATTGGCATTGGAGAAAATTGAGGCTAAGCTAGGCTTTTCTGAACAGGCTCAGGAGGAATTGGTCCTGATGCGGGATCAAGTCTTAGCCCTAGTGGAAAGAGCTGTTTCCGTACTTCAAACGGATAACAAGACCCTGGCCTCCAACCTCTATAAGTACGAGGAGCAAATTGACGAGTTGGAGACCCAGCTGCGCAACAGTCACATGGCCCGACTCAATGCTGGGGCCTGTTTGACCACGCCAGGGATTATTTTCCTCGATGTCATCAGTAACCTGGAAAGGGTGGCTGACCACGCATCAAACATCGGGAACTGGATCATTGACTATACTCCCACCCATACCAGCCCCAACCTTCCAGAACATGACGACTAA
- a CDS encoding ABC transporter ATP-binding protein, with protein sequence MQTSKEQAVAPRPVLEFSSVRVVFSGRGEPLLAVEDVSFAVNRGEILALMGPSGCGKTTLLRLAAGLQRPTAGMVTFCGREITGPGRQRGIMFQEPRLFPWLTVSDNVALGMAEGTEVEKVEARIDELLTLMGVADFADHYPRQLSGGMAQRVALARVLAMEPEVLLLDEPFSGLDIANRVMLQDALGEIVRRRALSVVMVTHSVDEALYLADRVYVLSPRPGRIRHCLPVPLPRPRDRVDAALHPYRAQITQWLVDGARHLDD encoded by the coding sequence GTGCAGACAAGTAAAGAACAAGCCGTTGCCCCTCGGCCGGTACTGGAGTTTTCCTCTGTTAGAGTGGTTTTTTCCGGTAGAGGTGAGCCTTTACTGGCGGTAGAGGATGTTTCCTTTGCGGTGAACCGGGGAGAAATACTGGCCTTGATGGGACCCAGTGGATGCGGTAAGACCACTTTGCTGCGCCTGGCAGCAGGACTGCAGCGGCCTACCGCGGGGATGGTCACCTTTTGTGGTCGGGAAATTACTGGGCCCGGGCGGCAACGGGGAATAATGTTTCAAGAACCCCGCCTGTTTCCTTGGTTGACAGTTTCTGACAACGTGGCTTTGGGAATGGCGGAAGGAACGGAAGTAGAGAAAGTTGAAGCTCGGATCGATGAGTTGTTGACCCTGATGGGAGTTGCCGACTTCGCTGACCACTATCCTCGGCAGTTGTCCGGGGGAATGGCCCAGCGAGTGGCCTTGGCCCGGGTGTTGGCCATGGAACCTGAGGTGTTGCTCCTCGATGAGCCCTTCTCGGGGCTAGATATAGCTAACCGAGTGATGCTGCAGGACGCCTTGGGGGAAATTGTCCGTCGCCGGGCCCTCAGCGTGGTCATGGTGACCCATAGTGTTGATGAAGCCTTGTACTTAGCCGATCGGGTCTACGTCCTTAGCCCCCGTCCCGGGCGAATTCGCCACTGCTTGCCGGTACCTTTACCCAGGCCCCGGGACCGAGTGGATGCGGCATTGCATCCCTATCGGGCACAGATAACCCAATGGTTGGTGGATGGGGCCCGTCATTTGGATGATTAG
- a CDS encoding sugar ABC transporter substrate-binding protein translates to MARCKVRVPILILSALFLFLIGQAEVAAQEKITWWHWNSSQYMQQLTPLIQEFEERWSCQVVALEMPWVEIRNRLERAALTQDLDSLPDVISISSQWFSQVAPLGILLDLTDYWKGEGEPYRDVFPGAFELWQDIDGALLAYPFDLDIQALLYNQELFEAAGVALPTEDWMWDDLLEAAVKLTVPAPGSSQPSQYGFTNWYFNWATLVWANGGSLVGTNGALLLSQPQTKGALEFYRQFWSGPVKVVADEEAALAANLRYPPQLWQRGQVAMMPAGSWAPKMWTWNSKEEEYLFDFGVAHFPASPIGRRAVEASGQGVAIIAGSKNVSLSLRFLEFLLEEDVQRLIASVFNQFPVRYSVAFSPAFLESSDGVNKQIFAEAAQYARPMPRTRNWHELWPIVQRHVSRYLRGQVEYEPMLENLAREVQVLEQKR, encoded by the coding sequence TTGGCTAGGTGCAAAGTAAGGGTACCGATCCTAATTCTTTCGGCTCTTTTTTTATTTCTAATTGGACAAGCAGAGGTTGCAGCACAGGAGAAAATTACCTGGTGGCATTGGAATTCATCGCAGTATATGCAGCAGCTAACCCCCCTGATTCAAGAGTTTGAGGAGCGCTGGTCCTGTCAGGTGGTTGCCCTGGAGATGCCTTGGGTGGAGATTCGAAATCGCTTGGAACGGGCAGCCTTGACCCAAGACCTTGATAGTTTGCCTGACGTAATCTCCATCAGTTCCCAGTGGTTCAGCCAAGTAGCTCCCTTGGGAATCCTGCTGGACTTGACGGACTATTGGAAGGGTGAGGGGGAGCCCTATCGGGATGTATTTCCCGGGGCCTTTGAGTTGTGGCAGGATATCGATGGAGCGCTCCTTGCCTATCCCTTTGACCTGGACATTCAGGCTCTGTTGTATAATCAAGAGCTCTTTGAGGCAGCGGGAGTGGCCCTTCCCACCGAAGACTGGATGTGGGACGATTTGTTAGAGGCAGCGGTGAAGTTAACGGTCCCTGCCCCGGGGTCGTCACAGCCTTCCCAGTATGGGTTCACCAACTGGTACTTCAATTGGGCCACCTTGGTGTGGGCCAACGGAGGCAGTCTAGTGGGGACCAATGGGGCTTTGCTGTTGTCCCAACCCCAGACCAAGGGGGCCTTGGAGTTTTATCGGCAGTTTTGGTCGGGACCGGTGAAGGTGGTGGCCGATGAAGAGGCGGCTTTGGCTGCCAATTTGCGCTATCCTCCACAACTATGGCAAAGGGGTCAGGTGGCAATGATGCCTGCGGGATCCTGGGCTCCCAAGATGTGGACCTGGAACTCCAAGGAAGAGGAGTACCTCTTTGACTTTGGAGTCGCTCACTTCCCCGCCAGTCCCATCGGGCGCAGGGCAGTGGAGGCCAGCGGCCAAGGGGTAGCCATCATCGCCGGCTCCAAAAACGTGAGCCTGTCCCTGCGCTTCCTCGAGTTCTTGTTGGAAGAGGACGTGCAGCGGTTGATTGCCAGTGTCTTCAATCAGTTTCCTGTTCGCTATTCCGTTGCCTTTTCCCCCGCGTTTTTAGAGAGCAGTGATGGGGTAAATAAACAGATCTTTGCTGAGGCAGCGCAGTATGCTCGGCCGATGCCCAGAACCCGGAATTGGCATGAGCTCTGGCCCATTGTGCAAAGGCATGTCTCCCGTTACCTGCGGGGCCAGGTGGAATATGAACCGATGCTGGAGAACTTGGCTAGGGAAGTGCAGGTGCTGGAGCAGAAGCGGTAG
- a CDS encoding ABC transporter permease: MANEFRGFHRRVKRGIQAIVLPMAVVGGWWLACALGVAAPGTIPSPQEVVEGFVRLLDNGRYWQHVGISLSRVLGGFTLAAVIAVPAGILIGSQPGFRRVVSPTLEFLRQIPPVAWVPLFIVWLGLGEAPKLAVIAYAAFFPILLNTEMAVAGIAQEYEEVAASLCLSPRRRWRKLVLPAASLGIFTGLRLGLGMSWRALVAAEMLAAFSGLGYMIMAARSLVRLDEMFIGILSIGVFGLGVDWAGRRLQTRLLPWAAEGNKGADK; the protein is encoded by the coding sequence ATGGCTAATGAGTTCCGGGGGTTTCACAGGCGAGTCAAAAGGGGTATACAGGCGATAGTACTTCCGATGGCAGTTGTCGGTGGCTGGTGGTTGGCCTGTGCCCTGGGGGTTGCGGCTCCCGGGACGATTCCGTCGCCCCAGGAGGTGGTGGAGGGCTTTGTTCGGTTGCTGGACAACGGCCGGTACTGGCAGCATGTGGGAATTAGCCTCTCCCGAGTTTTGGGGGGATTTACCTTGGCGGCGGTGATTGCCGTTCCTGCAGGTATCCTGATTGGGTCTCAGCCCGGGTTTCGCCGGGTGGTATCCCCAACTCTGGAATTTCTCCGCCAGATTCCTCCGGTAGCCTGGGTGCCCCTGTTTATTGTCTGGCTGGGTCTAGGCGAGGCACCGAAGCTGGCGGTAATTGCCTATGCTGCCTTTTTCCCCATATTACTGAATACCGAGATGGCGGTGGCAGGCATTGCCCAGGAGTACGAAGAGGTGGCCGCGAGTTTATGTCTGTCGCCTCGGCGTCGCTGGCGTAAGTTAGTCCTGCCGGCGGCAAGTCTGGGGATTTTCACCGGCCTGCGACTGGGGCTGGGGATGAGTTGGCGAGCCTTGGTGGCAGCGGAGATGTTGGCGGCCTTTTCGGGGCTGGGCTACATGATTATGGCTGCCCGATCTTTGGTCCGGCTGGACGAAATGTTTATTGGTATCCTAAGCATTGGGGTCTTCGGATTGGGAGTGGATTGGGCCGGGAGAAGGCTGCAGACCCGGTTGTTACCTTGGGCGGCGGAGGGGAATAAGGGTGCAGACAAGTAA